In Periophthalmus magnuspinnatus isolate fPerMag1 chromosome 9, fPerMag1.2.pri, whole genome shotgun sequence, the sequence CACATTTGCGAGACAACCATCCTGCactgtttgacaaacttgagtcAAAAATATCCATCGTAAGTGACATAACATGTGAAATGAGCTGTTGAATGTAGTGTGTGTTAGTTTGGAGTTGTATGAATAATGGCACGTGTTTGTGTTGGCTTTGCTCTCTTTAGGTTAGGACTACCTaaatagcattttgcacagctgatggtTACAATGCCAGCATATACTTTATCGTATCCTTTTTCTATAGTCAAGAGTTATATAATACATTGACACATTTATAAACACAACAATGCCGTCTGGACTCATTTGTCTACAGAGATGTTCTCAATTCATTGTTAATTTCACTTgcagcaaaaaaataataaaggtgATCGCTCAGACACCTGCAAATTGTATGGTAAttgatgttttagtgacttaaaaaaaaactgtacaccTTGGTTTAATTTTTATCGTGATAATATTATTAATCACagttattttggtcaaaataaggtgagtctaaattttaatatagtCCTATCCCTATTCTAAACTGGGTCTTTACTGGTTCTAGACCGGAGTCTGGGTCTATACAGGGCCTATACTGGGTTTATAGTAGGCCtagtttgtaggccgccttgctcacacatgctttttcaggtctgcccagaAATTTTCCACAGGATTGAGATCAGAGCTTTGTGATggtcactccaaaacactgactttgttgtccttaagccactttgtaaccagtttggcattATACTTTGGGTCCTTGTCCATTTTGAAGGCCTATTTGCTCCCAagatttaacttcctggctgatgtcttgagatgttgcttcaatatttccacataatgttctttcctcatgatgccatctattttgtgaagtgcaccagcccctcctgcagcaaaacaaccccacatatctatgctcattatggccacaatgttagttttgtcagaccaaaGGACATGTCTCCCTGTGTGCAGCTGTAGTCTGGCTTATTTATAGTTCCTTTGGAGTAATgacttcttcctgcagagtggcctttcaacccatgtcggtacagtactcgtttcactgtggataatgacacagcTTCAACCatcatcttcacaaggtcttttgcttttgttcttgggttgagaGGTATGATGGCTgaacattcccatggtgttaaTACTTGTATATTATAGTTTGAACAGGTGAACATGGCACCATCAGGCATGTGGAAATTCCACCTAAGGATGAACCAGACAAgtgcaagtccacagttctcttcctgatatcttggctgatttcctTTGacattcccatgatgttacacaaagaacagtgtgtttcaggtgtgccttcacacccacaggtgtgtctctaattaactcaaatgttaatAAACCAcaaatcagaagcttccaaagacatgacaacatcatctgggttttctcaaatagtttaaatgcatagtaatgaaaaaaataaaataaaatccttctctcattattttggcatttagcaaatagaaataactttggtaatcctaattgatctaaaacaggaaacgtttagtgtgattttatgtcagacagtggggggaaaaaagcttatatgtctttttatatcgtgtatgtaaacatctgatttCAGCTGTGTACTGGGTCTGTACTGGGTCTGTACTGGGTCTGTACTGGGTCTGTACTGGGCCTGTACTGGGTCTGTTCTGGGCCTGTTCTGGGTCTGTACTGGGTCTGTACTGGGTCTGTACTGGGCCTGTTCTGGGTCTGTACTGGGTCTGTTCTGGGCCTGTTCTGGGCCTGTCCTGGGTCTGTTCTGGGTCTGTTCTGGGCCTGTTCTGGGCCTGTTCTGGGCCTGTTCTGGGTCTGTTCTGGGCCTGTTCTGGGTCTGTTCTGGGTCTGTTCTGGGTCTGTTCTGGGCCTGTTCTGGGCCTGTTCTGGGCCTGTTCTGGGCCTGTTCTGGGCCTGTTCTGGGTCTGTTCTGGGTCTGTTCTGGGCCTGTTCTGGGTCTGTTCTGGGCCTGTTCTGGGCCTGTTCTGGGTCAGTGCTGGGCCTGTTCTGGGTCTGTTCTGGGCCTGTTCTGGGTCTGTTCTGGGTCTGTTCTGGGCCTGTTCTGGGCCTGTTCTGGGCCTGTTCTGGGTCTGTTCTGGGTCTGTTCTGGGCCTGTTCTGGGCCTGTTCTGGGTCTGTTCTGGGTCTGTTCTGGGTCTGTACTGGGTCTGTACTGGGTCTGTACTGGGTCTGTACTGGGTCTGTACTGGGTCTGTGCTGGGTCTTTTCTGGGTCTTTTCTGGGTTTAAACTGTCTAAACTTTAGTACCAAAAGGTGTGCAAACCAGTATCACATATTAAGTTGCCATTAGTCATCAATCAAGGATTCCTAGAATGGAAAAgccttttagccatgttataatgttgttagtacctcctcaaaaaaatacccagagttgtgttttttgtttcattcacacgtttgagtaaccctttactATTAGcatgtctacatctgcaaagctcaaaatgccttCTGATggcatgaagttgtagttttcaagttaactactACTTTTTAtctattggcaattccagggctcacattatccaaataattctattgaagctgtatggagtttaaaaacacaaacactcttTTCATCatatgtcatgtggtaatacaggaacttCTCccctgtgtgttaaacatgtgtgaatgaaacaaaacacaacttcaggtatgtttttgatgaggaaatataaTAACATAGGttaaaaaatagtgtaatatgggccctttaataagaATATTTCATAGATTTTTATCTTCTTCATTGTAAAGAGGAGTCTCTAGGCACGTTTAGAAGAGTCTGAACTTCATTCTTggattataacatgttttttgatTCTCCCCTTTATTTTAGTTCTGTGGAGCTGCTGCCATTGTTGGGACAGAAGTCCGACCACTACATTGCCCTCATTATTGAAGAACCCAAATCCTACACCGGCCGAGAAGTgagtcctactttagtcttgATCTAATATTGATCTTGTCTTGCTTTCATCTTGgtcttgtcctgctttagtccttacTAGctgtgatttagtcctgctttagttctgggtttagtcctgatttagtcctacttGGTTCTAGATTTAGTTCTAGGTTTAGCCTACATTTTGTCCTTCCGTTCTGGGTTATTCCTGCTTTAAACCTGGTCCACTTCTGCTTTATTTCTGggttagtcctcctttagttctgggtttagtcctggtctagttctgggtttagtcctgctttagttctggatttagtcccgtttttgtcctgctttagacctgctttactTCTGGGTTACTGCTGATTTAGACCCGgtacagtcctgttttagttctgggtttagtcttggtctagacctgctttagttctgggtttagtcctgctttagacctgctttagaactGGTCCacttctagtttagttctggatttGGTCTTGTCTAtacctgctttagttctggttttagtactgcttttgttttggtttacagttgtgtttttgtcctgtttcagacctgctttagacttggtccagtcctgcctTAGTTCAGggttaatcctgctttagttctgggtttagtcctgctttagttctgggtttagtcctactttagttctgggtttagtcctgctttagttctgggtttagtcctgctgtagttctgggtttagtcctgctgtagttctgggtttagtcctgctttagttctgggtttagtcctgctttagttctgggtttagtcctgctttagttctgggtttagtcctgctttagttgtAGATTGGGCCTGGTTTTGCCCTGTCTCCCTAACCTGACTGAACTTGTTCCTGGTTGCTGTTCAGGTGATCCTGGACCTTCTCCAGTACTCGGGGGTCCTGGTGCACAGGGCCCTAAGCACAGACCGCCCTCTGGTGGACGCACTGGGAATTACCGAGCTGCCCGCAGTCCATCTACTGCAACCTAATGGCACCCACTACAGTCTGCACACGTGAGTTATCAAGCCAACAAAGTCAATACAAGAACTGTACAAAAACGCCCTGTGGAGAGGGACGGTTTAAATGATGCTACCTATAGCTACGATCACTGAAGGTGGTTAGCTGGACAGGAGAGGCAGTTTTAGCTTGCCTTTTTAAAGTAGGAgagagtagggttgtcaaaagtattgaaaataaaatggttatcaatactaaaactaatatcgaaactagatactcatttgagcaggtactgatactaaaaagtcacattcacaggaccgaaattaacttttcctgaaggcaaggcaagtttatttgcataccttgtgtacaaattgtgctatacaaagtgttttacagaataagaaagacattaaaatcacacaaatcaaaacatagatAATCACAaatagtcatcataaaattaccattaaaacagaagagtgcagaataaaaacctttcagtcgtatgcacagcttaACAGAACTGAACAGAGCTTGGCTTTAAGcattgtcagagtagaggcctgtctcacatcttcaggaagactgttcaacgttttagctgcaaaaaactgaaacgctgattccccatgtttagtcctgactctgggaccatcaggaggccggtccctgaagtcctcagagtgtgagatggttcatgtgacactaacatgtcggagatttactttggacctaggacatggagagacttatacacaagcagagctgctttaaagtctattctttgagctacaggagccagtgcagagacctgagcacaggacttatgtgcgtttggagaggccagtgagcagcagtagtctaacctactggagacacaTGCATGGAGAAGTCTccctaagtctggttttgacagtaaacctttgatttttgcaatgtttttaggtggtaaaaagctgcagatgttattgatttgatgtggctgataaagttcaaatctgagtccattattacccctagatttctagcctgatttgaaggttttagagagagagactggaggtgcctgctgacactttctctatgtttctgtggcccaaagactatgactttggtcttgtctgagtttagcagaagaaagttgttttgcatccacacactgatctgttgatgcagtgacagtgaatccactggtccatattcacctgctgccagtgagatatagctctgagtgtcatctgcatagttgtggtaagacacattattgctgcgtattaactggcctaacagcagcatgtagagattgaacagcaggggtcccaggattgacccctcgggcaccccacaggtcagggacattttatctgatatacattttccaatttcaacaaagtactccctatTTTCGAGATAGGACTTCAATCAatttagtgccataccagagatgcccacccagtcccccagctctgtaagagaatcccatgatccacagtgtcaaaggcagcactcagatctaacaggatcaagactgagactttgcctgcatcagtgttcaggggGATGTCATTGGTcattgataagagcagtctcagtctgtggtggggtctaaaacctgactggaaaacatcgaagtagttgttaatttggaggaagttaataagttgttggtaaacaactttttcgaggactttgcctaaaaacggcagatttgagatcggttgataattgttcaatattgtggcatcaagactgctcttctttaggagaggcttgataaccacagttttcaaagctcatgggaatgttccagattgaagtggcatattaactatgtgagtgagtggtgacaacaaactgttgagcacagactttagaaaattagtgggtaacacattgaggcagcatggagatgaactcagactggtgacgatctcttggacagttttgtcagttacaggtggaaagtgagtcagctctaggTGTCTTAGCGTCTGTGTTCCATAATGGTTTATGGGTGTAGTCTCATTCTAAGGCACCGGGACCGGAggacctccagcagatgttGCCCAGCAGATCTTACTCAATATCACTTACAATACCACGATGgtaataaaacactctttatttagacaatacggttttcaaaattaaaccatagtactttcttttatattaccatgtggccttatatctgtgtaatacttcagtcatccaggtgggttccatagtggtccatgggtgtatactagtctgtgtggtcttatacttattctggtacagctcaagatcattctaaatctattcagaaaaagttaatttctgttctgtgaatgtgacttttttttagtattgatacctgttcaaatgagtatttagttccaatactagttttagtatcgattagtatttgattttcaatactttcgaCAAGAAATTATAGGTAGATTATAGGATATTTTGAGTAAGAGTGCTAGTCAGTTTAGATTTTTCAGTATGTGTTTAGCCTGAGGAAGAGCATCTGGAGTAAATGTTTCCTGTACTGTCTCAGGGAAAAGAGACTGCGGTTCTTCTTCACGTCACTCCTCAAAACCTTACCAGGAGTCCAGAGGAAAACCCATACGAACAGCAGTGTCCTGAACCCACTGAAGGGGGCGCTGTCTCCACCACTGAACACCCAGCCCTGGAGGGACTTTGACCGGTCAGTGCAGCCACACAGTAGAACCAGGTGCTGGGTTAGTCTGGTTTGTCTGGCTTTAAGTCTGACTCAGgtctgttatttcctcatcacaaacatgcctgggtttgtgtttgatttcattcacacatgtttaacacacaaatcctacatatttcTGATGCtagttctgatgctgctgttgtatatattttctaccttttaagtatttgttttgatttttaagcatatctttttttaacttcgtgcatgcccttatttgtatttgtatttattccgtgtgttttatgttttatgttgcactttatcaccaaaataagttcctagtttgtgaactgtgttgccaaatgaagctcattgggggcacttataggggtgaatttgtaGCAGAGTTCCCTATTTGTTTAATCccagacctggaatagtcctgttataggcCTGGCTGtctttggtggtactttgtGTGAAATGCGTGAGAGCCATTGTTCAAAATTCCAGAAACAATTTCAGATGTATCTTTTGCGGTTGTAACAcactttttgtcagttttaacAATCATTTGGCATACATACAGAGATACACACttacataaatacatgcatGCATACAGACATACCGGTACAGAcagacctgtcactataactCTGGTTCGGTCTTGGTTTAAGCTTCGATTCAGTCTCAGTCCTGATTCTGACCCAGTTGTGGTCCTCAGGTCTCTGGTGTATGCGGCCGATCTGGAGTCTGCTCTTCACTACCTGTTCAGGGTCGAGCTAGCCTCTCACAACTCtctggagggggaggagctacaCACCTTCAAAGACCTGGTCACTCTGCTCGCCAAGGTAATGGATCCCAAACTTCAAACACTACATTTatacagatactaaaactagtgtcgaaactagatactcatttggtaatataaaagaaaggtCTTTTTATGGTCTAAATAAAGAGCATTTTTATTATCAATGTGGTATCGGTATCAGTATTGGCTTTGAGTATCAAGTCtcttctttagtatcaaaatcgagtttaaaGTTTtggtatcatgacaacactacactGAGCTAAGGACTCACTGTAAACATTAATATTAcagtgttattttgtgttttgtgtgtacaGCTTTATCCAGGAGGGGGCGCAGTGGTGAAGCTCATGGAGACACTGTCTGATTGGCTACTGAGTCTGCCTCTTCAGAAGATCCCCTATCAGGccgttttagacctggtggACAACAAGATGAAGGTGAAACACATGGCCTGTGTCTGCCCCTTTGGCTCTgcgcctgtctgctcctctgactctacTTTGTTTCCTCTGGTTGCTCCTCTGACGCTGCTCCTCTTGCTCCCCTCCTCTTGCTCCCCTCCTCTTGCtcccctcctctggctccgctcctctggctccgctcctctggctccgctcctctggctcccctcctctggctcccctcctctggctcccctcctctggctcccctcctctggctcccctcctctggctcccctcctctggctcccctcctctggctccgctcctctggctccgctcctctggctccgctcctctggctccgctcctctggctcccctcctctggctcccctcctctggctctgcttgtCTACTCCTATGActccgctcctctggctcctctcctctggctcccctcctctggctcccctcctctggctccgctcctctggctccgctcctctggctccgctcctctggctccgctcctctggctccgctcctctggctcccctcctctggctcccctcctctggctctgcttgtCTACTCCTATGACTCCGCTCCTATGActccgctcctctggctccgctcctctggctcccctcctctggctcccctcctctggctctgcttgtCTACTCCTATGACTCCGCTCCTATGActccgctcctctggctccgctcctctggctcccctcctctggctcccctcctctggctcccctcctctggctcccctcctctggctcccctcctctggctcccctcctctggctcccctcctctggctcccctcctctggctctgcttgtCTACTCCTATGACTCCGCTCCTATGACTCCGCTCCTATGActccgctcctctggctccgctcctctggctcccctcctctggctcccctcctctggctcccctcctctggctctcctcctctggctcccctcctctggctccgctTGTCTACTCCtatgactctgctcctctctgctcctgtcttgtTGATaactctcatctctctcttagATCTCAGGTGTGTTCTTAGGTGCTGACCTGCGCTGGGTGGGGTGTCAAGGCAGTGCTCCGGGTTTCCGTGGTTACCCGTGTGCCCTCTGGACCCTGTTCCACGTGTTGTCCGTAAGCAGACAGGCCACGCCGTCGGCTCTGCGGCACACGGCCCTGGAGGCGGAACCTGCACCCGTGCTGAACGTGATGCGCCGTTACATCAGGACCTTTTTTGGTTGCGAGGAGTGCGGCAAGAACTTTGAGAAAGCTGCCTCGTCTGACAGTGCCGTGGGGATtaagagcccagaggaagaggTGATGTGGCTTTGGAACCAACACAATGAGGTGAACTACAGACTGGCAGGTAATGTGTTATTACAAGAATGTTTTATATGACCTTACCTTTATTTACAGGGAAGAACAATAATGGCACTGTACCAGATTCTTACGGTCTTAATAACATGaagaacagaactagttcattttaaactgtttgccaTGGACCAAAGTTatttatatttagttatttctgACTTACTTTATACAGTCAGAACATTGTAATTGgaacttttcagaactttcagagaccagagcggagttttgctgtcacagtaaagcGAACAACTAATATGATAACCGCGGACTTTAATACCGGTCAATGCAGCTACATGATAGAACCAGGAACTGGGTTAGTCCAGGTTAGTCtagttttagacctgattcaggtctgttgtttcttcatcaaaaacatgcctggatttgttttctttcattcacacatgggaGTGATTCAGCTCTAttggctcaaattcactttctattgaaaacccatcacccctctctctgtaactgctactgtgagattcatcattttggtcttaaaatgttcatattaatgtgctctacatgatcctgtttttatttcactattttgtctgtaaacctccatatggacattaataacagaccaatcaggtgccctCTTTTCCTGAAGTTGTTCTCGCTATCATTGGTAAAaagcttgattgacagcgttgctaagtgtccacCCTTTGCCAAACCACGTTGTGGGCAAGAAGGGCATGTAGCTTCAACCACCTAGCTCtgggttggctctttggttgctataacaCATGCTCAGAaatccaaatgtggaactctgctccaaattatgTAACTGCTAATCTCAATGGGCTGCATTTGGatgaagctgaacgctatgggaaCATCACACTCTCATCATGTATTTGGTGCACGACTGGCAGATGTACTCAGTTAAGCAAACATTTTACACTATATAGTTGAGGTTTACATTTAGAGTTTTGGTTTAATCTTTGATCTCTTTATGTGATAGTTAATGGTATACTAGCTTAAATTGTTTAACCCACATGTCTCACCTCAGACGTTTTAAAGGAGCTATATGTAGTCTGCACTCTTACAGTGTgaaaaaaggtattacaatcacaactgaacctgggttgcccgTACCTTAACCTGCATACAGGGtcacatacatgtttttatcattctcagtatatggaccgGCCATGCCTCATGCTAAGGTTTAGGttgtgacgattcagatcagagagtgcttttaggtttaaaccaactggattttacCATTGAAACCAAATAAGGCTCATGTGAGGATCTTTCTTTACTTCCAGAAAGTCACATACTGTGCCCTTATGCTCTTTTGACTGTAAACTTAATAATTTCCCCTTTCCAAGCCCTCATTGACCCGTGTCTCTCTCCCACAGGCTCCCTGAGTGACGACCCCCTGTTTCCTAAAGGGGCGTGGCCTCCTCCGTCTTTGTGCGCGCCCTGTCACATGGAGAACCGGGGCCTGCACAGCTTCAACCACCAGGAGGTACTCAACTTCCTGCTCCACCACTATGGAGAGACCAACCTGTCCCGGAAGTATGCCCTGGAGCCCGCCATAGCCATGGAGAATGAAAAGGAGAGAGGTgacaagaagaaagaagaggaggcggagggaggaggaaaggagagaggagacaagaaaaaaggagaggaggagggaggaggagaggagagaaaagacaagacgaaaggagaggaagagggaggagaggaagagaaagaaaacaaagaaaaaagagatAAGGAGGTAGGCGAGAACAATAGCGCAAACAAGGACGCTAGCAAGGATGTAGCTGACAAATTGGACGGTTATCGTAAGGCAGATGAAGCTGGGGCGCAGGAGGACCACGCCAGATCCGCGGAGGAGAGGGTGGGTGCGAGCGGGGAGCAGGGGAATCGAACCCTCGCCCTGGGCTTCAACAGTGTGGACATGAGCCTGTGCCTGCTCCTGTACGTCGGCTCCTGCGTCTTCCTCAtgctgctcttcttcttcttcagggTGCGTTCGAGACGTTGGAAGCCGCGCCCCCCGAAGTTTGCCGTGTGAATtacgagacacacacacacacacacaaaaaaggaaATTTAAACCATGCCACTGCCCCCTGAGCCCGACGTCAGGTTCAGGGATGAGTTtggattttaaaggtgctgtacctgatttttgctgtCTTCAAAGCGTGAAAAACAGCTTGTTCAATTTAAACAGTtcgcaatggtccaaagttattcctctcttaccttatgcattccaagcatccaaattattcgcTGCAaagtttataagtactttttCCAACGTTTCAGAGACCAGTCATGCCGTGTTGAGGCTAATcacatctagcatgctaacacacttcTTGGAAACGTTTTATAAATGGATGCAGACAATACACTCTcgacttattttgatctttagagctgctcatacaatatatctgtactggggagagagacattttactcaaatacatgggaaaaatcaggtacagccccttGTAACGTGGAATTTCGTGGAATTTCGTAACTTTTCACATGAAAGGTCCAGGcttttaaatcacttttacaCCTTAGTTTTGGTATCATGTTTACCTGGCTCTCTCTCACATCATAGAAATCATAACAGCCGCATATttgcctgtcacgataacaaattttgaagtttggtatatttctgaagtaaataGACGACTATATTTAAAGTAATTTATTCACACagtaacccaagagcagatttaaaccaaaaaaaactattctaaatataCATTAGTGTTAAAAAATAtaagctgtaataaataaacagtagaatgaaacacttcagtttttcagtttttatctaTATCGAGTCATAAAAttgatttattcaacctttgACTTAAATCTTATgataaagccaaaaaataactcCCAGTAATTACACTTCTGCGGCTTTTACCAGGTCTGGCTTCATTCGCACATGAGCCTGTTCTGACAAAATGGAGGTAAATTCCCAGGTCAGGCTGCATATGTAAATGGGGCTATGGATTCACACCTAAAATTCTTGAAATCAGTACAAGAAAAGTGCACGttgatttgacttttttcccATACCTTGTTTTAAGAAGTTGTATCATGTGAAAGGTCAAGAGTAAGGTGTCCCAAAGTGTTTTTAAGAGCCTTAATTTTGTCTGTTTACActttcacacatttacacagatcCAGTCCCGATTCTGGcctgttttttatttggttCAAATGCCAAATGCATCACAGCCGGGTTTACTGTTGGATTGAATATTGAAGGAATCATGTATCataggactaatccagaacacCAACCAGGGCTGAGGACTGGTACCATTCAAATATACCaggatttaaagatgcactatgtaacagtCATGCCACCtgctccatggaaatgctttGGAAATGCCTTGCTTTGGAATGTTCTATAT encodes:
- the qsox2 gene encoding sulfhydryl oxidase 2, with the protein product MAAVLVMPRWLWLFSAVLLILLPCCECAAARLYTEQDPLVILTRDTLRATLTDSSSAWLVQFYSSWCGHCIQYSSTWKALARDVRDWQGAISVAVFDCALEENFDLCRDYGIKFYPTFKYFKAHSGEAERGTIYRGGDREIPSVRQLMVNILQNHTREERPEQCPELRPYSSVELLPLLGQKSDHYIALIIEEPKSYTGREVILDLLQYSGVLVHRALSTDRPLVDALGITELPAVHLLQPNGTHYSLHTEKRLRFFFTSLLKTLPGVQRKTHTNSSVLNPLKGALSPPLNTQPWRDFDRSLVYAADLESALHYLFRVELASHNSLEGEELHTFKDLVTLLAKLYPGGGAVVKLMETLSDWLLSLPLQKIPYQAVLDLVDNKMKISGVFLGADLRWVGCQGSAPGFRGYPCALWTLFHVLSVSRQATPSALRHTALEAEPAPVLNVMRRYIRTFFGCEECGKNFEKAASSDSAVGIKSPEEEVMWLWNQHNEVNYRLAGSLSDDPLFPKGAWPPPSLCAPCHMENRGLHSFNHQEVLNFLLHHYGETNLSRKYALEPAIAMENEKERGDKKKEEEAEGGGKERGDKKKGEEEGGGEERKDKTKGEEEGGEEEKENKEKRDKEVGENNSANKDASKDVADKLDGYRKADEAGAQEDHARSAEERVGASGEQGNRTLALGFNSVDMSLCLLLYVGSCVFLMLLFFFFRVRSRRWKPRPPKFAV